The Dethiosulfovibrio peptidovorans DSM 11002 genome has a window encoding:
- a CDS encoding SLBB domain-containing protein, giving the protein MSHHNKSHRKIKDHFISHLAVLFVATVLTLLSPCAKTYGDETSQPDIEGMQSIAAPSLVESDSAYMKGPDVVSKDKTLKDRQIEPFSEKNLSQDQQEPEDFLLGGEKNRFTSKLPRYGDSFFKTPQSTFAPVQNVPVGPDYVVGPGDEIRVSVWGLEERHFSVTVDRNGSISLPVAGVIGAAGLTFGQLQNAVERAYARFLNEFDINVTMGRLHSITVYVTGNARRPGAYTVSSLSTLVNVLMASGGPSSSGTMRNIQLKRKGKTISTFDAYDLLMKGDKSKDARVMAGDVVFIPTVGNLAAITGDIRTPGVYEMKGKNIPLAKLIDMAGGLTQRAYKGRVQIERFQDHQQRIAFEGNIVNLDADAQGGIPLQNGDLVRIYPVPVANVTINLTGAVAQPGEFAIEKGITKLSDVIQRAGGLLYMASDTAEITRVKVTQQGPKTEHITVNLKQAMKGSPADDIKLDTNDYIFVRTVPEWDLYKTVKIEGEVRYPGVYTIAKGEPLSNVLERAGGFTDKAFRRGAIFTRKAEKERQQAHIDETISRLRQELSMATMNAVNSATKSDTADAARSQLDMQKQFLENVQGLKATGRIVIDLPKTVAMLKGTPYDIEMTDGDRLIIPTRPNTVHVLGMVQRATSLVFRPGQPFSTYVKMAGGYASYANWKKTYILRADGSTVQAYRKNRPAIVEEGDAIVVPQKILSGIGARQTKDLIEMISQMAMSFAVIDNIVND; this is encoded by the coding sequence GTGTCACATCACAATAAAAGCCATCGAAAAATAAAAGATCACTTTATTTCCCATCTGGCGGTACTGTTTGTAGCGACCGTCCTGACGTTACTCTCTCCATGCGCAAAAACCTACGGCGATGAAACAAGTCAGCCGGACATAGAGGGAATGCAATCCATAGCCGCTCCCAGCCTTGTAGAAAGCGACAGCGCGTATATGAAGGGACCGGATGTCGTATCGAAAGACAAAACACTAAAAGACAGACAGATAGAGCCCTTCTCAGAGAAAAACCTGTCGCAAGACCAGCAAGAACCGGAAGACTTTCTGCTTGGAGGAGAAAAAAACCGCTTCACCTCCAAGTTACCCCGCTATGGCGACAGCTTCTTCAAAACCCCTCAGTCCACCTTCGCCCCGGTCCAAAACGTTCCGGTAGGTCCGGACTACGTGGTGGGTCCTGGAGACGAAATCCGCGTCTCCGTCTGGGGCCTGGAGGAAAGACACTTCTCCGTAACTGTGGACAGAAACGGATCCATATCCCTGCCGGTGGCGGGGGTAATAGGAGCGGCAGGGCTGACCTTCGGACAGCTCCAAAACGCCGTCGAGAGAGCCTACGCCCGTTTCCTGAACGAATTCGACATAAACGTAACCATGGGCAGGCTGCACTCCATAACGGTATACGTAACGGGCAACGCCAGACGCCCCGGAGCCTACACAGTATCCTCTCTGTCAACACTGGTCAACGTACTTATGGCGTCAGGAGGCCCTTCCAGCTCGGGAACCATGAGAAACATACAGCTTAAGAGGAAAGGAAAAACCATAAGCACCTTCGATGCCTACGACCTCCTTATGAAAGGCGATAAAAGCAAAGACGCCAGGGTCATGGCGGGCGACGTCGTATTCATACCCACAGTAGGCAACCTGGCGGCCATAACCGGAGACATCCGCACCCCAGGGGTCTACGAGATGAAGGGAAAGAACATCCCTCTGGCCAAACTGATAGACATGGCCGGTGGACTCACCCAGAGGGCCTACAAAGGCCGAGTCCAGATAGAGCGCTTTCAGGACCACCAGCAGAGAATAGCCTTCGAGGGAAACATCGTGAACCTCGACGCCGACGCCCAGGGTGGAATACCCCTTCAAAACGGCGACCTCGTCCGCATATACCCTGTTCCTGTGGCCAACGTCACCATCAACCTCACAGGAGCGGTGGCACAGCCGGGAGAGTTCGCCATAGAAAAGGGAATCACCAAGCTCTCCGACGTCATTCAGAGGGCCGGGGGACTCCTCTACATGGCCTCGGACACGGCGGAGATAACCAGGGTAAAGGTAACCCAGCAGGGCCCGAAAACCGAACACATAACGGTAAACCTAAAACAGGCCATGAAAGGATCTCCGGCCGACGACATAAAGCTGGATACAAACGACTACATCTTCGTCCGAACCGTTCCGGAGTGGGACCTGTATAAAACAGTAAAAATAGAGGGAGAGGTAAGATACCCCGGAGTCTACACCATCGCAAAAGGAGAACCGCTCTCAAACGTCCTGGAAAGAGCCGGAGGCTTCACAGACAAAGCCTTCAGAAGAGGGGCCATCTTCACCAGAAAGGCGGAAAAGGAAAGACAGCAGGCCCACATAGACGAAACCATATCCAGACTGAGACAGGAACTGTCCATGGCCACGATGAACGCCGTCAACAGCGCCACGAAGTCGGACACGGCGGACGCAGCCAGGTCGCAGCTGGACATGCAGAAACAGTTCCTGGAAAACGTGCAGGGACTCAAGGCCACGGGACGAATAGTCATAGACCTGCCCAAAACCGTCGCCATGCTGAAAGGCACGCCCTACGACATAGAGATGACCGACGGAGACAGGCTCATAATACCCACCAGGCCTAACACGGTGCACGTACTTGGAATGGTCCAGAGGGCCACCAGCCTGGTCTTCCGGCCGGGACAGCCCTTCAGCACCTACGTAAAGATGGCCGGAGGCTACGCCAGCTACGCCAACTGGAAGAAAACCTACATACTGCGGGCCGACGGCAGCACCGTCCAGGCCTACAGAAAAAACAGACCTGCCATAGTGGAAGAAGGGGACGCCATAGTGGTGCCTCAGAAAATACTCAGCGGCATAGGAGCCAGACAGACAAAGGACCTCATAGAGATGATCTCTCAGATGGCCATGTCCTTCGCCGTGATAGACAACATAGTGAACGACTGA
- a CDS encoding TonB-dependent receptor plug domain-containing protein has product MKIGKKTKRGTLAALTIATATAMTVPSWATETTVSPVVVTASTLMEDQEKSAGSVTVIKPEKTKGEFKTLPDLLEQSAGIHVIEAKGRGGYSVASVRGSTAAQVAVYVDDILVNLGSESAVDLSAIPVENVETVEIYRGYIPPKFGVAGMGAVISITTKRPEKGQGSVTAGGGSFGERRLSGNYATPVGEGKLSMAFELGTADGDFPYTNRPVPGNPSLNYDTYRTNNGWDDRSLALRWENSDWDLGYSYKNRDRDIPMPAPGYDSTSTKIARTDQTTTRQDLFLGKNQGDWEWRISYGTQDKTFRDPDGDLDSIVPGNHRTEYDTERLNADLNGSFLAGERHFFEWAARWGQETLDISEDENYFRINKDLKKYHYSQHSASATLQDTIILDEMGNLLLIPMVRWNYQDDEDHTSWSLGLNWKPGDDWLIKATYGRYNRAPNMYEKYGDGVGIAPNTDLEWEEGTHYDLGIHKTWEGETWSGRTGLTAFVLDTENLIEFIQLNQRYSMYRNIGKGHVEGLELESAFDWGRWRLNLACTWMDGENRSAGVKNGKKLRNRPELAWFARLTHDLSEKTQIFGEYTFTGDNYYSDDDTAIYDDLSIVNAGVRYRLNDDSLLVFGVDDVFDEGPERMIVPAPGYYGNERQPWYPLQGRTFHLSYSLKF; this is encoded by the coding sequence ATGAAAATCGGAAAGAAAACGAAAAGGGGAACCCTGGCCGCCCTGACCATAGCGACAGCCACAGCCATGACCGTCCCCTCCTGGGCCACGGAGACAACCGTATCTCCCGTCGTCGTCACAGCCTCAACCCTCATGGAGGACCAGGAAAAATCCGCCGGCTCCGTCACGGTCATAAAACCGGAAAAGACCAAGGGAGAGTTCAAAACCCTGCCGGACCTGCTGGAACAATCGGCGGGAATACACGTCATAGAGGCCAAGGGAAGAGGAGGCTACTCGGTAGCGTCGGTAAGGGGAAGCACCGCCGCCCAGGTAGCGGTCTACGTGGACGACATACTGGTAAACCTGGGAAGCGAATCGGCGGTGGACCTGTCGGCCATACCGGTGGAAAACGTCGAAACAGTGGAGATCTACCGGGGCTACATTCCGCCTAAATTCGGCGTAGCCGGAATGGGTGCGGTCATAAGCATAACCACGAAAAGGCCGGAAAAAGGACAGGGATCGGTAACGGCAGGGGGGGGATCCTTCGGAGAAAGACGACTCAGCGGCAACTACGCCACCCCGGTAGGAGAGGGCAAACTCTCCATGGCATTCGAGCTGGGAACCGCCGACGGAGACTTTCCCTACACGAACCGCCCCGTTCCGGGCAACCCGTCATTGAACTACGACACCTACAGGACCAACAACGGATGGGACGACAGAAGCCTTGCCCTCCGCTGGGAAAACTCCGACTGGGACCTGGGCTACTCCTACAAAAACAGAGACAGAGACATACCAATGCCGGCCCCGGGATACGACAGCACATCGACCAAAATAGCCAGAACCGACCAGACCACCACAAGGCAGGACCTTTTTCTGGGCAAAAACCAGGGAGACTGGGAATGGCGGATCTCCTATGGAACCCAGGACAAAACCTTCAGGGACCCCGACGGCGACCTCGACTCGATCGTACCGGGCAACCACCGCACCGAATACGACACGGAAAGACTGAACGCCGACCTGAACGGATCGTTCCTGGCGGGAGAAAGACACTTCTTCGAATGGGCCGCCCGATGGGGACAGGAAACCCTGGACATATCGGAAGACGAAAACTACTTTCGGATAAACAAAGACCTGAAAAAATACCACTACAGCCAGCACTCCGCCTCTGCCACCCTGCAGGACACGATAATTCTGGACGAAATGGGAAACCTCCTACTGATACCTATGGTGAGATGGAACTACCAGGACGACGAGGACCACACATCGTGGAGCCTGGGGCTGAACTGGAAACCCGGAGACGACTGGCTGATCAAGGCGACCTACGGCAGATACAACAGAGCCCCGAACATGTACGAAAAATACGGCGACGGAGTCGGCATAGCTCCCAACACCGACCTGGAATGGGAAGAGGGAACCCACTACGACCTGGGGATACACAAAACCTGGGAAGGGGAAACCTGGAGCGGCAGAACCGGCCTGACGGCCTTCGTCCTGGACACGGAAAACCTCATAGAGTTCATACAGCTCAACCAACGATACAGCATGTATCGCAACATAGGAAAGGGACACGTCGAAGGGCTTGAGCTGGAAAGCGCATTCGACTGGGGAAGATGGAGACTAAACCTGGCCTGCACCTGGATGGACGGAGAAAACCGCTCCGCCGGAGTCAAAAACGGCAAAAAGCTGAGAAACCGTCCGGAGCTGGCCTGGTTCGCCAGACTCACCCACGACCTTAGCGAAAAAACACAGATCTTCGGCGAATACACCTTCACCGGAGACAACTACTACAGCGACGACGACACGGCGATCTACGACGACCTATCCATAGTCAACGCCGGAGTGAGATACAGACTGAACGACGACAGCCTTCTGGTCTTCGGGGTGGACGACGTCTTCGACGAAGGCCCGGAACGGATGATAGTTCCCGCCCCGGGCTACTACGGCAACGAGAGGCAGCCCTGGTATCCCCTTCAGGGACGGACCTTCCACCTCTCATACTCTCTCAAATTCTGA
- a CDS encoding YjbH domain-containing protein: MKRAFLSLALAFLSLSLFVCPVFAVSPSNSGFTGLWEYPTAEMAGDGKGWVGWSEFAPYRSYYVTLGYLPWLEYNLRLTRFATGPLISEGYGRYKDKAVDLKCLLFSQADWLPNIAVGTMDMTGTEIRKAYYAVGTYTFDKWAFSLGYATDSYEGFFGGVSWQALDWLEFKAEYSPLDYTKDYVSGKYLHPDPAESDFNYGAVLKSPWGINATVSYQRGEELCYGFYYSFDLSKPIFGKERDKPIVEDPDRDVPSWKEVDLQAMAERLQEILGTKGSGLRDVAVFVGDKRVLVAYENIGFSSQAEALARVMVISSWNLPWDIETFSAVPRVRGRATSRVDVSGSQLGLLRMGKLNRYDGNAADFYWVSRSLWGTKESETWNIMVGPGKSRRNGAAEVKVALAYEPRLDRTLDEDYMDRWSLDYIGRLRSSSGWEVYLQIRQPLENSIDIWWEPSANDETRIWKGVLSYLHPMGNGVFGLAEVGWLDESWFGANVWARWYMGDFWAGGRFSMFKERDPYSFASMADYKVNLYGGIDPANGENDWANAMWLEGGYHDGVYDLDLKGMYGKFIDDDKGYRIDVTRHWDDRSVGFYYTNTDVKAPDKSYTNIGMMLDLPADMWFGDWMGEDTSTVWHQEFTLLSSWSFYSGRIPGAWKTPEQLLGQLRPELLRRNLYLALDDYGRSLRGRSSYHDEVLRSHSLYDYITGEYRVKEDGALLGVQ; encoded by the coding sequence ATGAAAAGGGCGTTTTTGTCTTTGGCCCTGGCGTTTTTATCTTTATCTTTGTTCGTCTGCCCCGTTTTTGCCGTCAGTCCTTCCAACAGCGGCTTTACCGGGCTTTGGGAGTATCCCACGGCTGAGATGGCCGGGGACGGTAAGGGATGGGTTGGATGGTCCGAGTTTGCGCCCTACAGGTCTTATTACGTCACATTGGGATACCTGCCCTGGCTGGAGTACAATCTGCGTCTGACCAGGTTCGCTACGGGGCCTCTGATAAGCGAGGGATACGGTCGCTATAAGGATAAGGCGGTTGACCTTAAGTGTCTGCTTTTCTCTCAGGCCGATTGGTTGCCGAATATAGCGGTGGGCACTATGGATATGACCGGTACGGAGATACGGAAGGCCTATTATGCGGTGGGAACCTATACCTTCGATAAGTGGGCTTTTTCCCTGGGTTATGCTACCGATTCTTATGAGGGGTTTTTCGGTGGGGTAAGCTGGCAGGCGCTGGACTGGCTCGAGTTCAAGGCGGAGTATAGCCCTCTGGACTACACGAAGGATTATGTGTCCGGTAAGTATCTACACCCCGATCCCGCGGAGTCCGATTTCAACTACGGAGCGGTTTTAAAGTCTCCATGGGGTATCAACGCCACTGTCAGTTATCAAAGAGGCGAGGAGCTCTGTTACGGGTTTTATTATTCCTTCGATCTGAGCAAGCCTATTTTCGGAAAGGAGAGGGACAAGCCTATAGTGGAGGATCCCGATCGCGATGTGCCTTCTTGGAAAGAAGTGGATCTTCAGGCGATGGCCGAGAGGCTTCAGGAGATTCTAGGCACTAAGGGTTCCGGCTTGAGGGATGTGGCGGTTTTCGTCGGGGACAAGAGGGTCTTGGTGGCCTACGAGAATATAGGATTTTCCTCTCAGGCCGAGGCATTGGCCAGGGTTATGGTTATCTCTTCCTGGAATCTGCCCTGGGATATCGAGACTTTTTCCGCCGTCCCCAGGGTTAGAGGCAGGGCTACCTCCAGAGTGGATGTGTCCGGTTCTCAGTTGGGGTTGCTCAGAATGGGAAAGCTGAATCGATACGATGGTAACGCCGCCGATTTCTATTGGGTTTCCCGGTCCCTTTGGGGAACAAAGGAAAGCGAGACTTGGAATATCATGGTCGGCCCAGGTAAAAGCCGCAGGAACGGAGCTGCTGAGGTTAAAGTGGCTTTGGCCTACGAACCCAGGTTGGACAGGACCCTGGACGAGGATTATATGGATCGTTGGAGCCTGGATTACATAGGCAGGCTTAGAAGCTCTTCCGGTTGGGAGGTCTACCTTCAGATAAGACAGCCTTTGGAGAATTCCATAGACATATGGTGGGAACCGTCAGCGAACGATGAAACCAGGATATGGAAGGGTGTCTTGAGCTACCTTCATCCTATGGGCAACGGGGTTTTCGGCCTCGCCGAGGTCGGTTGGCTCGACGAGAGCTGGTTCGGAGCTAACGTCTGGGCTCGTTGGTACATGGGAGATTTCTGGGCCGGTGGCAGGTTTTCGATGTTTAAGGAAAGAGATCCCTATTCGTTTGCGTCCATGGCCGATTACAAGGTGAATCTGTACGGAGGTATAGATCCCGCCAACGGCGAGAACGACTGGGCTAACGCCATGTGGCTTGAAGGCGGTTATCACGACGGAGTTTACGATCTAGATCTGAAGGGTATGTATGGAAAGTTCATAGACGACGATAAGGGCTATAGAATCGACGTGACGAGACATTGGGACGATCGGTCCGTCGGTTTTTACTATACCAACACCGATGTCAAGGCTCCCGATAAAAGTTACACCAACATAGGGATGATGCTGGATCTGCCAGCGGATATGTGGTTCGGCGATTGGATGGGGGAGGATACCTCCACCGTTTGGCACCAGGAGTTTACGTTGCTTTCTTCCTGGAGTTTCTATTCCGGTCGCATCCCCGGCGCCTGGAAGACGCCTGAGCAGCTACTGGGTCAGCTTAGACCGGAGCTGCTGAGGCGGAATCTCTATCTTGCCCTGGACGATTACGGCCGTTCCCTGAGGGGCAGGTCGTCCTACCACGACGAGGTGCTCCGCAGTCACAGTCTGTACGATTACATAACAGGCGAGTATAGGGTGAAGGAGGACGGGGCCCTTTTAGGGGTTCAGTAG
- a CDS encoding GumC family protein, giving the protein MDENKTPRPQEYYDEDEIDLLDLLLVLARRKWFIIKTTFIFAVLAIAYALLATPIYRAETQVIPPQSGSGAMAALAQMGVPDFAAGMLGVTTPSDTLVAIVKSRPVLDKVIDKFGLMDREPEPGPLPVEAIKEGINTLKEKLLPSKESASEEEKPKFRSDIRRGLANATSATADTKSGIITISVSDTSPDLAAEIANEYVAQLQELMQSLAFSQASQQRLFLEDQVKDAQYNLLQAERNLSEYQIRTGILDVGEQTSAVMEGLIKLRAEVTAKEVELRSTQTFATANNPKVKRLQSELASLKEQLKRMEASTGSTMPSDISIKDLPDAGLEYLRLMRDMKFNETLYGMLLKQYESARISEAQEPSVVQVLAQAEPPERRSKPKRKLIVVLATVLGGFIGVFGAFLKEFAANAQSDPERSAKMTELKKHLSLFKKR; this is encoded by the coding sequence ATGGACGAAAACAAAACGCCCAGGCCCCAGGAATACTACGACGAAGACGAAATAGACCTGCTGGACCTGCTGCTGGTGCTGGCCAGAAGAAAATGGTTCATAATAAAGACTACCTTCATTTTCGCCGTTCTGGCGATAGCCTATGCCCTTCTGGCCACACCGATCTACAGAGCGGAAACCCAGGTAATCCCTCCTCAAAGCGGATCCGGAGCCATGGCGGCGCTGGCTCAGATGGGGGTTCCCGACTTCGCGGCGGGAATGCTTGGGGTAACCACCCCCAGCGACACCCTGGTGGCGATAGTCAAAAGCCGCCCGGTGCTGGACAAGGTAATAGACAAATTCGGCCTGATGGACAGAGAACCGGAACCGGGCCCTCTTCCGGTCGAGGCTATTAAAGAGGGAATCAATACCTTAAAGGAAAAACTCCTGCCCTCCAAGGAATCGGCCTCCGAGGAGGAGAAACCTAAATTCCGGTCCGACATAAGAAGAGGGTTGGCAAACGCAACTTCGGCCACGGCAGATACGAAAAGCGGCATAATAACCATCTCAGTCTCGGACACCTCGCCGGACCTGGCGGCAGAGATAGCCAACGAATACGTGGCTCAGCTTCAGGAACTCATGCAGAGCCTTGCCTTCAGCCAGGCCTCGCAGCAGAGGCTCTTTCTGGAAGACCAGGTAAAAGACGCCCAGTACAACCTTCTTCAGGCTGAAAGAAACCTCTCTGAATACCAAATCCGAACGGGAATACTGGACGTAGGAGAACAGACCTCGGCGGTGATGGAAGGACTTATAAAACTGAGGGCGGAGGTAACGGCAAAAGAGGTGGAGCTGAGGTCCACCCAGACCTTCGCCACGGCCAACAACCCCAAGGTAAAAAGGCTGCAATCGGAGCTGGCGAGCCTGAAAGAACAGCTGAAGCGGATGGAGGCCAGCACGGGTTCCACCATGCCATCGGACATATCAATAAAAGACCTTCCCGACGCGGGGCTGGAATACCTCCGACTGATGAGAGACATGAAGTTCAACGAAACCCTTTACGGAATGCTGCTGAAACAGTACGAAAGCGCCAGGATCTCCGAGGCCCAGGAACCCAGCGTGGTCCAGGTGCTGGCCCAAGCGGAACCGCCTGAAAGAAGATCAAAACCAAAAAGAAAACTAATAGTGGTCCTGGCAACGGTGCTCGGAGGCTTCATAGGGGTTTTCGGGGCCTTTTTGAAGGAGTTCGCAGCCAACGCCCAGTCCGATCCGGAACGCAGCGCCAAGATGACGGAGCTGAAGAAACATCTGTCTCTTTTCAAAAAAAGATAA
- a CDS encoding polysaccharide biosynthesis protein, with the protein MFKLKKKTLIKLIDQWHKIGSNNKILTVLDASLLFFAVFTGYALRLSIKIPSEYLPEMVFSGIAFGITIQIGFYLGRLHRVYWPQASVEEFYRMSWAYGISSVAFTLMSHFVLPFEVPRTSLAISIFLGFIFLCIEKASLRFVYIGTPETSCRTSEGKAFIVGAGQAGCLLVRDLKRSGSGFKPVAFFDDDPGKIGKSMAGIPVLDNIENLPRHIRKYEANMVLIALPSLSGGQIQDILAKIEKTGLEIRVLPGLYELAEGSVTVNRLRKVRIEDLLRREPIKLDLKGIGEVITDKTVLITGAGGSIGSEICRQVATHRPTEIIALGHGEFSIYTLLEGLEEEGVTVPIHPIIADVADETKMSKVFEKYSPQVVFHAAAHKHVPLMECNPDEAIRVNCWGTWTIARLAGENKVERMVMISTDKAVNPTSVMGATKRLAEMLIQEAQDKFSDTAYMAVRFGNVLGSRGSVIPKFERQIERGGPVTVTHPDMKRYFMLIPEAVSLVLQASALGKGNELFVLDMGEPVKIVDLAEMMIRSHGYEPGKDIPIKFSGIRPGEKLFEELFYNPNQIDRTAHEKIFLSKLDKAASSYTPSLSTIVFQQKTTDPILLLESLDNIQAQEKTRRLG; encoded by the coding sequence GTGTTCAAGTTGAAGAAAAAAACGCTGATAAAACTGATAGATCAATGGCATAAAATCGGCAGCAACAACAAAATTTTAACCGTATTGGACGCCTCTCTGCTATTCTTTGCGGTGTTCACGGGCTATGCTCTCAGGTTGAGCATCAAAATCCCCAGTGAATACCTGCCGGAAATGGTTTTTTCCGGCATCGCTTTCGGAATAACGATACAGATAGGGTTTTACCTGGGAAGGCTCCACCGAGTTTACTGGCCACAGGCAAGCGTCGAAGAGTTTTATCGGATGTCCTGGGCCTACGGAATATCATCGGTCGCCTTCACTCTGATGTCTCACTTCGTTCTTCCCTTCGAGGTGCCTCGAACCAGTTTGGCTATATCCATATTTCTGGGTTTCATCTTTTTGTGTATAGAAAAGGCATCCCTCAGATTCGTATACATCGGCACTCCCGAAACATCGTGCCGAACATCGGAGGGAAAGGCGTTCATCGTTGGGGCAGGACAAGCCGGCTGCCTGCTGGTAAGGGACCTTAAAAGATCCGGGTCGGGCTTCAAGCCGGTGGCCTTTTTCGACGATGACCCCGGGAAAATAGGCAAATCCATGGCGGGAATTCCCGTTTTGGACAACATAGAAAACCTGCCCAGACACATAAGGAAATACGAGGCCAACATGGTCCTTATAGCCCTGCCCTCCCTCTCGGGAGGACAGATACAGGATATACTGGCAAAAATAGAGAAAACCGGACTGGAAATCAGAGTTCTTCCGGGGCTTTACGAGCTAGCGGAAGGATCGGTTACGGTAAATAGACTCAGAAAGGTTCGAATAGAAGACCTCCTTCGGAGAGAGCCTATCAAGCTGGACCTAAAGGGAATAGGAGAGGTAATAACAGACAAAACAGTCCTCATAACCGGTGCGGGCGGATCTATAGGCAGCGAAATATGCCGCCAGGTTGCGACACACAGACCTACGGAAATAATCGCCTTGGGACACGGGGAATTTTCCATATACACACTTCTGGAAGGGCTGGAGGAAGAGGGCGTAACCGTTCCCATTCATCCTATAATCGCCGACGTTGCCGACGAAACGAAGATGTCCAAGGTGTTCGAAAAATACTCTCCGCAGGTCGTCTTTCACGCGGCGGCCCACAAGCACGTTCCACTAATGGAGTGCAACCCGGATGAGGCCATAAGGGTAAACTGCTGGGGAACCTGGACCATAGCCAGACTGGCAGGAGAAAATAAAGTCGAAAGAATGGTAATGATATCCACAGACAAGGCGGTCAACCCCACCAGTGTGATGGGAGCCACGAAACGACTTGCGGAAATGCTGATTCAGGAAGCTCAGGATAAGTTTTCCGACACGGCATATATGGCGGTCAGGTTCGGAAACGTTCTGGGAAGCAGAGGCAGCGTAATACCTAAATTCGAAAGACAGATAGAAAGAGGCGGTCCCGTTACGGTAACCCATCCCGACATGAAACGTTATTTCATGCTAATACCGGAAGCGGTAAGCCTGGTACTCCAGGCCTCGGCCCTAGGGAAAGGAAACGAGCTTTTCGTGCTGGACATGGGTGAACCGGTCAAAATCGTCGATTTGGCGGAGATGATGATAAGATCCCACGGCTACGAACCAGGCAAAGACATACCGATCAAATTTTCAGGAATAAGACCAGGAGAAAAGCTGTTCGAAGAGTTGTTCTACAACCCAAACCAAATAGACAGGACCGCTCACGAAAAAATATTTTTGTCGAAACTAGACAAAGCAGCAAGCAGCTACACTCCAAGTTTAAGCACAATAGTTTTCCAACAAAAAACAACAGATCCTATTTTGCTTCTAGAAAGCCTGGATAATATACAGGCTCAAGAAAAAACGAGGAGATTAGGATGA
- a CDS encoding Synerg-CTERM sorting domain-containing protein, producing the protein MKKFLVSLLAVAVVLSMAGVVLAVDTGHAGHTDPTTPGVKTPTSEDVTVISTDVLKDAPVGVELVVADMESDPEKLATELANLPGFTSNDIFIDDDNKVAEGQRVTPVTKLPLSVDVASVDDPLVLGLSMDWNASYQAFLRAHTSGKVSVDKKTYTVSKDNWRGKPVVSLAESGDLVKLSIYSPDLFFSSNDVVIAKVEAPASSGSSSSGCNVGFAPMALLLGLPLFFLKK; encoded by the coding sequence ATGAAGAAGTTTCTTGTAAGCCTTTTGGCCGTAGCCGTGGTTCTGTCCATGGCAGGCGTGGTGTTGGCTGTCGATACCGGTCACGCTGGACATACCGATCCTACTACTCCGGGAGTTAAGACTCCTACCAGTGAGGACGTAACGGTTATCAGCACGGACGTTTTGAAGGATGCGCCAGTTGGAGTGGAGCTTGTTGTTGCGGATATGGAGTCTGATCCTGAGAAGCTTGCCACCGAGCTGGCCAACCTTCCTGGTTTCACCTCGAACGATATCTTTATCGATGACGACAATAAGGTTGCTGAAGGTCAGAGGGTTACCCCGGTTACTAAGCTGCCCTTGAGCGTTGATGTCGCTAGTGTAGACGATCCTCTGGTTTTGGGCCTTTCAATGGATTGGAACGCCAGTTATCAGGCTTTCCTGAGAGCCCACACTTCCGGTAAGGTGTCTGTCGATAAGAAAACTTACACTGTCAGCAAGGATAACTGGCGTGGTAAGCCCGTTGTGAGTCTGGCTGAGTCTGGAGACCTTGTGAAGCTTTCCATCTACTCTCCTGACCTGTTCTTCTCGAGCAACGACGTGGTTATAGCCAAGGTTGAAGCTCCTGCTTCCTCCGGTTCTTCCTCCTCCGGTTGTAACGTGGGCTTCGCTCCTATGGCCCTGCTTCTTGGTCTGCCTCTGTTCTTCCTGAAGAAGTAA